The following are encoded together in the Cheilinus undulatus linkage group 3, ASM1832078v1, whole genome shotgun sequence genome:
- the zpr1 gene encoding zinc finger protein ZPR1 translates to MSVISEENVRGGNVFKDIGAEDGDWEPTVIESMCMNCHQNGTTRLLLTKIPFFKEIIVSSFSCDNCSWSNTEIQSAGRIQEQGIIYTLQVQCKQDLDREVVKADSATTRIPELDFEIPAFTQKGALSTVEGLLDRAMAGLEQDQPIRRATDPDVADRIDEFIQKLKKLKDVEEEFTLVIEDPSGNSFVENPVAPQKDEALTVTRFKRTAQQDVQLGIRADDDFDEEPAGNDLDTMRNEVLTFSTNCPECNAPASTNMKLVQIPHFKEVIIMATNCDSCSHRTNEVKSGGATEELGTKITLNVTEPSDMTRDVLKSETCSISIPELEFEMGMAALGGKFTTLEGLLKDIKDLTVSKNPFVSGDSGTTDRVQKLNEFGEKIDKIIAGDMKIHFILDDPAGNSYLQNVYAPDPDPEMTVEKYVRTFEQNEDLGINDMKTEGYQEES, encoded by the coding sequence ATGTCTGTTATCTCCGAGGAAAATGTCCGGGGCGGGAATGTTTTCAAGGATATCGGCGCTGAAGACGGAGACTGGGAGCCCACGGTGATCGAGAGCATGTGTATGAACTGCCACCAGAACGGTACGACTCGGTTGCTGCTCACTAAAATCCCGTTTTTTAAAGAGATCATAGTCAGCTCGTTCAGCTGCGATAACTGCAGCTGGTCTAACACGGAGATCCAGTCTGCAGGGCGGATCCAGGAGCAGGGCATCATTTACACCCTTCAAGTCCAGTGTAAACAGGATTTAGACCGAGAGGTGGTGAAAGCTGACAGTGCTACCACCAGGATCCCTGAGCTGGACTTTGAAATCCCTGCCTTCACCCAGAAAGGTGCCCTCTCCACCGTTGAGGGGCTTTTAGACCGAGCTATGGCAGGACTGGAGCAGGACCAGCCAATCAGGAGAGCCACTGACCCTGATGTGGCTGACAGGATAGACGAATTCATCCAGAAGCTGAAGAAATTGAAAGATGTTGAGGAAGAATTCACTCTGGTGATTGAGGATCCATCAGGGAACAGCTTCGTGGAGAATCCAGTGGCCCCACAGAAGGATGAAGCTCTCACTGTGACCCGGTTTAAGAGGACAGCACAGCAGGACGTGCAGCTGGGAATACGAGCTGATGATGATTTTGATGAAGAGCCGGCTGGGAATGACCTGGACACCATGAGAAATGAGGTTCTAACCTTCAGCACAAATTGCCCTGAATGCAACGCCCCCGCTTCCACAAACATGAAGCTGGTCCAGATCCCTCACTTCAAAGAGGTCATCATCATGGCGACCAACTGCGACAGCTGCAGCCACCGCACCAACGAGGTCAAATCCGGAGGAGCCACGGAAGAGCTCGGCACCAAAATCACCCTGAACGTCACTGAACCCTCAGACATGACCCGAGATGTCCTCAAATCAGAGACATGCTCTATCAGCATCCCCGAGCTGGAGTTCGAGATGGGGATGGCAGCCCTGGGCGGAAAGTTCACCACCTTAGAGGGGCTCCTAAAGGACATAAAGGATCTCACCGTGTCCAAAAACCCGTTTGTCAGCGGGGACAGCGGCACCACTGACCGTGTGCAGAAGCTAAACGAGTTTGGGGAGAAAATTGATAAGATCATCGCTGGAGACATGAAAATTCACTTTATCCTGGATGACCCAGCAGGGAACAGCTACCTGCAGAACGTCTATGCGCCTGATCCAGATCCTGAGATGACGGTGGAGAAGTATGTCCGCACATTTGAGCAAAACGAAGACCTGGGCATCAACGATATGAAGACAGAGGGATACCAGGAAGAAAGCTGA